TGTCCAGGTAAACAATTTATATCTGTTGCTAATACGACAGCAAATGCAATTAATCTCAAACAAGAAGTTTCATAAGCTATAACAAATGCGGTTCTCCAATGGGTGCTTTCTGTCCGTTCTAGAGGCGTTTTAACTCTCAAGAAGCTATGAATGATTGTGGCTTACTAATCTAGATTAGGCATCTTGGCTAAAGACCCTAAGCAAACTTAACCCACGCAATATGGAATTATTTTGCTATTTGTCCGATAGCTTCCCGGATTACTTCAAAAGGTATAGCCAATTTCATTTTATAGTCAACGGGGGCCTGAGTCAATGGTCAATGTTTGGTCCCTGTTCTAAGTCTTGTGGAGAAGGTCTAAGAATGCGCCGTCGCTTTTGCAACAATCCAGTACCACAATATGGAGGCAGGGAATGTGACCAGAGAAACATAATGGAGATACAATTCTGTGGTAACACCAGGTGCTCAGCCAAGATTCTAAAGGGTGAGTAAATAAAcgctggtaaaaaaaaaacgtggaAATATAACTGTGTCAAGCTAAGTAGGCAATATTGAACACAATTTTATGCCAGCTTATGATCGCTTAGTCGTCATTGTGGCAGATCATGAAAAAAGCATTCATTTCGTGCAATTTATGGACACAGCACTGATAAAAACTGAAGAACGATAAATTAGCCGTACCAATCTTCCCAAAGTTTATGTCAATGGTGCAAGAAATATTCCATGTTCCTAGTTCAAGAACGAATCAAGCTACGGAAATTAGTAAGTGATCCATTGTACAACCAtcatttcatcttctttttttttgacgTAGGGTCTCAAGTTGCCAATGTGAATCCTAAATTGGTGTGCGACTTTGATCCTTGCCAAGAGGCAGGGTGTTTGTATAACCCAGAAGCGCGATGCATCACAGATTTTGAATGCAACCCAGTTTTCTTCAACACTGATGGAAAAATGCTTCCACATTGCAAAGGTAAGAATACGGGTGCACCGATATCCTTAGTTCCCAGCGAGCACCATAGAAAGCCAGTCGGTGTTCGGCGTTGGCTAAGCTACTGAGATAACAGTCAGATGTAATTTCATATTAACCTGCTCTACAAAGTCTCACAACAATGCTGTTTAATTGTCGTCCCTCTTAGCAAGCACAGCACCGTCATCTCTTACCCTCTAATTGCTTATTATTCCGTAGGATTGAAGAGTCTGTATTCCCGCATACCTAGTGTTATTTGTAGCTCCAATCCTTGTCTTTCCTCAAAGTGCTGGGATCTCAGATACCAATGCGTGGTTGATCTCGGGTGCAGACCTATTTTCATTGGCATTGACAAGCGATCAATACCCCTGGATTGTCAAGGTAACTATGGAAGGCATAAAACGATTTTCCGTTGCTCAGAGTTCGTATTACTGCGCTTAAAGAATCACTTGAACATTTCATACTGCATTTTAGGCCAATCGAAAGTGAAAATATGGAaaaagctatttgtgatttgTTTACAAAACGAACAGAACGGTTCAAATGTAGGATTCAATCAGTCTCAGGCTCTCATTTGTAGATCGCGGTTGTTATTATATGCTATCCGGCATGCATATATACTTGCATTTCGAGAGAGATCACTTCATTGTAGGCGACGTCAATGCGTGATTGGAAGTTTTGAGCTGCACAAATGTTGAACGCATACCTAACATAACGTCTTTCAATTCGAGAGAGTCACAAAGGTTCATTAAACACTTGATAAACGAGCTGGTTTAAGATGGCATGATGACCTATTTTGTCATATCAGAATATCATGGCACAGTGAGAGTGGATCGAATTAAGGAATATCAGCGTTGGAGTGCGAAGCTGGCAGTCGGCTCTATAACATCCTTCACCCAAGTATCATTTCCACCACCTCGGCAGCCTCAAGCAGCACAACCAGCTTTGaggtacaaaaaaaattgagctgACACAAATTGTAAGAGAGTTTTAGGCTTAGCTATACACCCCTGGTGGCGAAGTTTCATTGACTATTTCCAAATATGGTCATGCACACCTGGGATGGTGGAGACGCGATCACTGTCgagatgtttttttctttcactgcttACTGTGAGATCGAGCGAGCTTTTGCATAATTATTGGAAAACATAACGCATGGGTTATGTTTAAACAAATGCATCATTCAAAATATATGCCAAGGTTAAGGTTAATGTTAAACTGAAGAAAGAATTTTCTTGTTTCCAATAATATTTACtttcaaagaaatcaaattAAGCACATAATATTACCTCACAAAATATGGTGTGACCCTCCTTATACTTCAATGTGCGAATCACGGATACTTTGAGGCAAATGTCGTCTCCAAATCATGTATGTTGCTCTTGAGAAAGATTACTGAAAAACCTGAAAAGAATGCGGAAACATTTTTAAGTAAACCATTTGAATTTTAACTTTCGAAACAGCAAGATAGTTCTTCTCCGTTTCATTTTTAGGTTCCCTCAAGCTTACAATCCTCTGGGCGCTTCTAAGTATTTCTCCCCCATTGGAATCAGGGGTAAGGTCTGCGAAAAGATGGCGATATTGCGTGGTTGAGTTGGACTTTAAATGGGAATAACTATTTCAGTGCTCCTCCAAACGCTTTTTTGTTCTTTACCCAGACGAACAAGGGATAACTGAGGTGGAGTTTGAAAAACCAAGGAAGGCAATTGCTTACAATAGTGACGATGTCAGTGATGCTTTCGGCGCcgatgatgacaatgacgatgacgacagtgatgatgacgatgatgatgatgattatgaggAACATGATGATAATAAAGAAGATTATGATGACAAAGATCTTGGCGTTGGATACGTCTACGAAGACTTAGACGATAACGACTGAGCAATGATGACAAGAATAATGGCTGGAAGCTGCCCAGTTCATTagtcaagtcaatttttttttaacataggACCAATGTAAATATACTGTTTACTGTAAATCATCAGCGTCGATTTGACCAATCAGCTCTAAGCAACGGAAGGCCCTCAACTGTACAAAAAAGGGTCCAAGGTCCAAAGTAGAGCATAATGCTTTTATTAGTAAGTGGAGCCGGAAAGAGTTTCTACTTCAGTTACATTCGTATATTGCTAGATCGATTGAAGAACCTGCACAGTCAATACACTGAGGTCCAAAATCAGCCTGTTTGAAACACCTGAAATTATAGCTTCTCTGTTATCTTTCTGTGAGACAGACAATAACGACAACTAAGCCCAACTAAGAACTTTCGAAGTTTACGGGTAATGTTGTTCTCCAGAATACACTATCCGGTTTTCGAATAATCGGCGGCGGTCGAGTTCAACCCGGGCGATCACGACTCATGCAACATTTTATGCAGAAACAGAAGCG
The Acropora muricata isolate sample 2 chromosome 3, ASM3666990v1, whole genome shotgun sequence genome window above contains:
- the LOC136911938 gene encoding uncharacterized protein isoform X2, encoding MTPSTDLRGVFPTKYESNITSIKAIYQPNKNVTVASSESPRKGKHVSNMSNIFNQREDDVYQERFAKTKSVSHKLSSGVTEMTEYVDQVHGRFTSWSHWSSCSRSCGLQGVSARTRTCNPPRYGGRPCFGERIKTRSCNRKHCPVNGGLSQWSMFGPCSKSCGEGLRMRRRFCNNPVPQYGGRECDQRNIMEIQFCGNTRCSAKILKGSQVANVNPKLVCDFDPCQEAGCLYNPEARCITDFECNPVFFNTDGKMLPHCKGLKSLYSRIPSVICSSNPCLSSKCWDLRYQCVVDLGCRPIFIGIDKRSIPLDCQEYHGTVRVDRIKEYQRWSAKLAVGSITSFTQVSFPPPRQPQAAQPALRFPQAYNPLGASKYFSPIGIRDEQGITEVEFEKPRKAIAYNSDDVSDAFGADDDNDDDDSDDDDDDDDYEEHDDNKEDYDDKDLGVGYVYEDLDDND